The bacterium genome contains a region encoding:
- a CDS encoding isopentenyl phosphate kinase family protein translates to MLLIKAGGSALTDKTIPYSFREPAVHSLAGQLARIHEPMILAHGVGSFGHPPAKEHRIGLGDDATPERRQGLAITQYWVDELAQRVIKILIDARLPALLTAADMLFITEDRRIVDFHAEPIQRCLMMNLIPVLHGDGPLDRRQGFAVLSADQIVIYLARFFAARKVIFAMDVPGILRNGRPIPRLSFSDLPAVQKEILSSQDASGGLIKKLEEISALAGTGIEVQLVSLLEPDALLAAARNEERGTLISEKS, encoded by the coding sequence ATGCTCCTGATCAAAGCCGGCGGCTCAGCGCTGACGGATAAAACGATCCCCTATTCTTTTCGCGAACCGGCGGTCCACTCGTTGGCCGGGCAGCTGGCACGAATCCACGAGCCCATGATCCTGGCGCACGGCGTCGGTTCTTTCGGCCATCCGCCGGCCAAAGAGCATCGCATCGGCCTGGGCGATGATGCGACGCCGGAACGGCGTCAGGGGCTGGCGATCACCCAGTACTGGGTGGATGAGTTGGCTCAGCGCGTGATCAAGATTCTGATCGACGCACGGCTGCCGGCCCTGCTCACCGCTGCCGACATGCTCTTTATCACTGAGGATCGGCGCATTGTCGATTTTCACGCCGAGCCGATCCAACGTTGCCTGATGATGAATCTGATCCCTGTGCTGCACGGCGATGGTCCACTGGACCGCCGGCAGGGATTTGCGGTGTTGTCGGCGGATCAGATCGTCATCTACCTGGCGCGATTTTTTGCCGCGCGCAAAGTGATTTTTGCCATGGATGTGCCGGGCATATTGCGCAACGGCCGTCCCATCCCGCGGCTGTCCTTCAGTGATCTTCCGGCTGTGCAGAAGGAGATCCTCTCCAGCCAGGACGCCAGCGGCGGTCTGATCAAAAAGCTGGAAGAGATCAGCGCATTGGCCGGCACGGGCATCGAGGTGCAGTTGGTGTCGTTGCTGGAACCGGACGCCCTGCTGGCCGCTGCCCGCAACGAAGAACGGGGCACACTTATTTCTGAGAAGAGTTAG
- a CDS encoding PadR family transcriptional regulator, producing MQKQSAHGCGCYRERQSRWVEPSLLFLLMEKPCHGYELMSALPELGFIRGPADPGAVYRTLRHLEKVGLVASAWDTSHPGAAKRLYTITAAGKRHLGLWAESLRRRWTNLGAFIKKLDQAVAQKT from the coding sequence ATGCAGAAACAGTCTGCGCACGGCTGCGGCTGCTACCGGGAGCGTCAGAGCCGCTGGGTGGAGCCCTCCCTCCTTTTTTTATTGATGGAAAAACCCTGTCATGGCTACGAACTGATGTCCGCTCTGCCGGAGTTGGGGTTCATCCGCGGGCCGGCGGATCCGGGCGCCGTGTATCGCACCCTGCGCCATCTGGAAAAAGTAGGCCTGGTGGCCTCAGCATGGGACACCAGCCACCCGGGCGCGGCCAAGCGGCTGTACACCATCACCGCTGCGGGCAAGCGCCATCTCGGGTTGTGGGCGGAATCCCTACGCCGGCGTTGGACCAATCTCGGCGCGTTCATTAAAAAACTGGATCAGGCGGTAGCGCAAAAAACTTGA
- a CDS encoding phosphatidate cytidylyltransferase, producing the protein MTPWFGGSLLWNSLVGLVEIVYIFIVIGLMDKLVARGFPADLSRKVIHIAAGSFVIFWPLFDASHWSRIFCVAMPFIWVLLFVSKGLSKNTEDPAVKTMTRTGNPRELLRGPLMFAVMMVAIGLALFNRVSAVVALGMMTWGDGLAPYFGAKFGKAGYQTLGARKTLVGSFTVFIAGVAGSVLMLMVTGLTGVGIPWSALLVSGLAAMIIEALSPRDVDNITIPLSTLVVFYLLQGRL; encoded by the coding sequence ATGACCCCATGGTTTGGCGGTTCCCTGCTCTGGAACAGTCTGGTTGGGCTGGTGGAGATCGTGTATATTTTCATCGTCATCGGTCTGATGGATAAACTGGTGGCGCGGGGGTTTCCCGCAGACCTGTCGCGTAAGGTGATCCACATCGCCGCCGGTTCTTTTGTCATCTTTTGGCCGCTGTTTGACGCCTCCCACTGGTCCCGCATTTTCTGCGTGGCCATGCCCTTCATCTGGGTGCTGCTGTTTGTTTCCAAAGGGCTTTCCAAAAACACCGAGGATCCGGCGGTCAAGACCATGACCCGGACCGGCAATCCGCGTGAACTGCTGCGCGGGCCGTTGATGTTCGCCGTCATGATGGTGGCGATCGGACTGGCGCTGTTCAATCGCGTTTCGGCGGTCGTGGCCCTGGGTATGATGACCTGGGGCGACGGCCTGGCTCCCTATTTCGGCGCCAAATTCGGTAAAGCCGGATACCAAACGCTGGGCGCAAGAAAAACCCTTGTCGGCAGTTTTACGGTTTTCATCGCCGGCGTAGCCGGCAGCGTGTTGATGCTGATGGTGACCGGCCTGACCGGCGTCGGCATTCCCTGGTCTGCGCTGCTGGTCAGCGGATTGGCGGCCATGATCATCGAGGCGCTCAGCCCGCGCGATGTGGACAATATCACCATCCCTTTGAGCACACTGGTTGTGTTTTATCTATTGCAGGGACGGCTCTAA